The Urbifossiella limnaea nucleotide sequence CAAGTATGCCCTCCCGCACAACAACCTGGGGATCGTCCTCTACGAGCGGAAGGACCTGGACGGGGCGGCGGCGGCGTACCGGGAGGCCATCCGCCTCGACCCCAAGCACGCCCGCCCGCACAACAACCTGGGGATCGTCCTCTACAAGCGGAAGGACCTGGACGGGGCGGCGGCGGCGTACCGGGAGGCCATCCGCCTCGACCCCAAGTACGCCCTCCCGCACTACGGCCTGGGGAACGTCCTCTTCGACCGGAAGGACCTGGACGGGGCGGCGGCGGCGTACCGCGAGGCCGCCCGGCTTGACCCCAATCTCACTCCCCCGCCCCTCGGCCTGGGGAACGTCCTCCGCGACCGTAAGGACCTGGACGGGGCGGCGGCGGCATACCGGGAGGCCATCCGCCTCGTCCCCGTGTTCGCCGTCCCGCACAAGGGCCTGGGGATCGTCATCCGCGACCGTAAGGACCTGGACGGGGCGGCGGCGGCGCTCCGTGAGGCCATCCGCCTCGATCCCAAGCACGCCAACTGGCACAACCACCTGGGGATGGTCCTCCGGGCCAAGGGGGAGTTGGACGGGGCGGCGGCGGCGTACCGGGAGGCCATCCGCCTCGACCCCAAGTACGCCCTCCCGCACCACGGCCTGGGGACCCTCCTCCGCGACCGGAAGGACCTGGACGGGGCGGCTGCGGCGCTCCGTGAGGCCATCCACCTCGACCCCGCGCTCGCCCAACCACACCACAGCCTAGGGACCGTCCTCCAAGCCAAGGGAGACCTGGACGGGGCGGCGGCGGCGTTCCGGGAGGCCGCCCGGCTCAATCCGAAAGACGCGGTCGCGGTCAACAACCTCGGTGATGTGCTCGAACGCCAGGGTGACCTGACGGGTGCGGAGGAGCGGTACAGGGAGGCACTTCGGATCGACCCGAAGTACGCCGTCGCGTTCGTCGGGGTCGGTGACGTGCGGCGGAAGTGGGGGCGGTACGACGAGGCCATAGCCGCCTACCGGGCGGCCCTCGGTGTTCAGCCGACGCTCGGCTCCGCCCGGGAGGGGCTCGACTACTGCCTGCGGGTGCAGCGCGGCGAGGTGCCGACCGCCCCGCCGCCGCGAGCGGTGACCCGGTGAGTGCTCCCGGTCATGGCTCGGGGATCGGGGGAGGGGGCCGCCGCTGGACGGGCGGGGAATTTTCTGTGAGCGGTTCACGACACCTTCATGTGTGGCAAGTCGGCAAGTCTAACAGAGCTAAAGCGCGAACAGACGGAAACCGATTCGGCACCTGGCCCGGCGGGCGGGTAGGCTTTGTCTGGTGCCTCACCCGCCGAGTCCCGCCGATAGATGTGTTCATGTCCCGCCTTGGAGTCGCACCCATGCTCGGCTGGTTCCGGCGGTACGTTTGGAGGGCCGGCCGGGCGGCTGGGGCGCCGGTCCGGCCGGTGTCCCCTGGCGAAGGGTCGGCGGCGGACGACCTGGACACGCTCCGGGCGTGGCTGGGTGCCCTCTCGACCTGGCATAGTACAGTTATCGAGAGCCCCCCCGTCATCGGCCTCGACCCAACCCTGATCGACGCCGAGTTCGGCCGTGCGCTCGTTGCCGCCGAGGAAGAACTAGCCGCGCGCTCCGCAGAGGAAGAAGCAGACGGTTACACCGCGAAGTACACTGGGTCGGACGCGGCGGCCGCAGGGGCCAGGTACGTAGTGCGGAACCTACGGGTGGCCCGCGAGGCCGTAACCCGGGTGGGGCTGACGCGCCCCGTCCGGCAGACCTTGGATGGGGCACCGGAGGGGGCGACCCTGGCAGCCCTGACCGACCCCCGGTCCAGCGCCGGACTAGTCCGAGCGACCCTCGCCGATCTCGGCCCCAGGGACCACGGCCTAGCCCCTGCTCTCGTCCGCATGCTCTCGGAGGACGACGAGCCGTGCCCGCCATTCTCGCTCATGACCCGGCACGGGGTGGCCCGGGAGGCGATTCGGCAGATCGGCCCCGCGTCCCTGGGCCCGCTGCTGGCCAGCGTGCTGGACGACGGGGTGGGCGGCCGTCCCACGGCCATCCGGGAGGCCGTCCGGGAGTTCGGCGGCGAAGCCATCGAGCCCCTGCTCGCCACCCTCCACCGGGTGCAGGCGGGTGGAGCCGCGTCCGACTGGGTCGCTGACCTTCTCGTCGCCGTGGACGCTGCCGACCGAATGGTGGTTGCGCTGGCCGACAGATGTCGAGCGAGCTACGGGGCAGCCCGCGAATGGACCCTCGCTCGCCTGCTCCGACACGCCGGCGACTCGACACCCGTCGGCCCACTATTGACCCTGGGAACCGAGCACGCCTACCAGCGGGAGCGGGCGATCCAGCTGGCGTTACAGGAGGTGGCCGGCGACGGGCCTGGAACCGCGGAGTTCCTCATCGACGCCCTTGAGGGACCCGATCCGGCGGTGCGGAAGCTCGCACTGGTCGGACTCTACCGCCTCGGCCCGCGGGGGGCTCCGGCCCTCTCGGCGCTACGTGCCGCGGCAGCCGACCCCGACCCGGTGGTCGCCCGGATGGTGGGGAATGCCATCCGGGCGGTCGGGCACGGAGGCTGAAATGCTCATGGTTGATGTGGCAAGAGTCGAATCGACCTGCTTTCGACGAGCAGCTTAGGGGTTCGGTCCGCGGTCCGTGAACGGACCGGAAACGGACCGGAAACCCGGTTTCGAGGCACCATTTTGAGCGGAATGAGCGGCTTGCACGCCCCGCCTTATTGATGTAAATTGCTAGGAATGCAGGCACTTCGCGGTGGTTAAGTCGGTTGCCCGACGGGACTTCTAAGCGGGATGTTCCGGGTTCGAGTCCCGGCGGGCGTATCTGACAAGTCGATTCGGCCACACCGTTTAGGTGTCCGCCCCGCGTGGGGCGTGCGGCCGGGATAGCCAAGGTTTACGGAACGTCGTTCCGTAAACCCCTTCCCGGGGGTTCCGCATGCCTCGTCCCAGAAGCAAGTTCCCCACGTACTGCAAGCACCCGCAGCAGAACTCTGCCCGCTGCTGGGTCGGCGGCCGGTGGGTCGCGCTCGGCCGGTACGACAGCCCTGAGAGCCGGGCCGAATTCGCACGGCTGTGCGGCGAACTTGCCGCCGGCACCCCGGCCGCGGTCGGCGCCCGATCGGCGACGACGCCGCCCCACCGGCGAGGCCGACGAATACCGGCAGGCGCTGCGCGTCGTCCGCGAGCGCTACGGCCACACGTGGCCCTGCGCGCGGCGCGGAAGTCGAAGGTACAGCCGTCGCAGGTGGACCGCTCGAAGCCGGACGCGGAGACGGTGCGGAAGACCGGCACGGAGTTCACCCACGACAGCTACGCCGCCTTCGTCCACCGGGCGTGCGAGCGGGCCGGCGTGCCGCCGTGGTCGCCGGGTCAGCTGCGGCACAGTTTCGCCACCGAGGTGCGGTCGCGGTTCGGCCTGGAGGCCGCGCAGGTGCTGCTGGGACACAAGCGGGCGGACGTGACCCAGGTGTACGCCGAGACCGCGTTGGCGAATGCGGTGGAGGCGGCGAAGGCGATGGGGTGAGGTGCCGGCACACCCCGCGCGAAAACAGTAATCGGTGGTGGCAGGTTTGCGAGGTTCGATCCGCTTAGGGGGTAGGCATCCCGGGCAAGGTGTGGAGTCTCGCATGACCGCTTACCGAATTGGCACCGGCCTGATGGTCCTCGGTTGCTTGCTCTACGGGGCGGCGTGCGTCGTTCCCGTTTCCCCAGGCGTGCCGGGGGTCATGCTGTTAACACTGCCTTTCGTCTTCGCGCCCGCGGCGGTCGCGATCGAGGGCGTGGCAGTCAAGTACTTCTGCGGAGTCGGACTCTGGCTCGCCAACCCGCTCGCGGCTGTCGCCATGCTCCAGGCTTACCGACGCGAGTACTACGCGGCCGCTTTCCTCAGTTTCTGGGCGGCGATTCTGGCGATGGCGGCCGTACTCGTGCTCCCGCCGGTCCATCTGGCTGGCTGCCTGTGGG carries:
- a CDS encoding tyrosine-type recombinase/integrase; translated protein: MALRAARKSKVQPSQVDRSKPDAETVRKTGTEFTHDSYAAFVHRACERAGVPPWSPGQLRHSFATEVRSRFGLEAAQVLLGHKRADVTQVYAETALANAVEAAKAMG